In the Kaistella sp. 97-N-M2 genome, one interval contains:
- a CDS encoding TonB-dependent receptor domain-containing protein yields the protein MKFILNVVFFLLGITFINAQNTYKITGKILDNHDHTPLQNATITVGNSMAHSNENGVFYLSKVPKGIYTVQVSHTDCSPVTKKLVVDKDLELTFQLEHHVQDIETITLHGNHKNSGSMVVKTLDQTEIDRNSTENLGNLLSKISGVSTLKTGNNISKPIIHGLYGSRIAIINNGVKLAEQEWGVEHAPNVDVNNFSHIDVIKGASALKYGSDAVGGVVVLEPEIFRAKDTLRGSVNLSGISNGKGLGVDVALTKTWKSGWALKSGGSVKKLGDQKTPDYNLENTGMDFSSFNFTVQNNTFEKGLSFDYYLTNQNIGIFRGSHVGNSSDFYNAINSQVPAYLGAFSYDVDNPKQVIEHQIAKLSAFKRFENFGKVSATYSFQYNHRQEYDVRRGDLKQIPSLDLALMTHQLNISNLLEREKFSLETGIDASFQNNYSDPATKARRLIPNYDQYSAGIFSVFKYKLLPKLNAEAGARFDYRFYDVTKWYDKNDWEKTYADLYPQFYVRTNANRILTRPKLDYQNLSLNAGLEYHPSGNFNLKFNYAKASRTPNIAELFSDGLHHSAAVIEIGDLNLLNETSHQFNLIAEAKANVLKGLQISLNPYYSLNRNFINEIPTGVQNTIRGVFPVWTYQQIDATLFGADLDIDFKLTDRFSYKGRGSYVYGQDKTNDEPLILMMPPNFSNALQFNSKWKNFYLTAENQTFLKQNRFPVHNSEVTFFENGEEVVKTVDFSTPPKGYSLWNLQAGIDVAKNFSAGLVINNAFDVTYRDYLNRMRYFAAETGRNFILNFRYRF from the coding sequence ATGAAATTTATCTTAAATGTCGTGTTTTTCCTTCTGGGAATTACATTCATCAATGCACAAAATACCTACAAAATTACGGGCAAGATCCTCGATAATCACGATCATACGCCACTGCAAAACGCTACAATAACCGTCGGAAATTCGATGGCACACTCCAATGAAAACGGTGTTTTTTATCTTAGTAAGGTTCCAAAGGGAATATATACCGTGCAGGTTTCCCATACCGACTGCAGTCCGGTAACCAAAAAATTGGTCGTCGATAAGGATTTAGAGTTGACTTTTCAATTGGAGCATCATGTTCAGGATATTGAAACCATCACCCTTCATGGAAATCATAAAAATTCGGGCTCCATGGTGGTGAAAACCTTAGACCAAACGGAGATCGACCGAAATTCCACCGAAAATCTCGGCAATCTTCTATCTAAAATTTCCGGAGTTTCCACCTTAAAAACGGGGAATAACATCTCCAAACCCATCATTCATGGTTTATATGGGAGTCGCATCGCAATTATTAACAACGGGGTGAAGTTGGCGGAGCAGGAATGGGGTGTAGAACACGCGCCGAATGTGGATGTTAATAATTTTTCCCACATTGATGTCATCAAAGGAGCATCCGCGCTGAAATACGGAAGTGACGCCGTAGGTGGCGTAGTGGTTCTGGAACCCGAGATTTTTCGTGCAAAAGACACTCTGCGAGGTTCGGTAAATCTCTCCGGAATTTCCAATGGCAAAGGTTTAGGCGTTGACGTGGCTCTCACGAAAACGTGGAAAAGTGGATGGGCCTTAAAATCCGGCGGAAGTGTGAAAAAACTGGGCGATCAAAAAACGCCCGACTACAATCTGGAAAACACCGGAATGGACTTTTCCTCCTTTAATTTTACGGTTCAGAACAACACGTTTGAAAAAGGCCTTTCTTTCGATTACTATCTGACGAATCAAAATATCGGGATCTTCCGGGGATCTCATGTGGGCAATTCCTCGGATTTTTATAACGCGATTAATTCGCAAGTTCCGGCTTATTTAGGCGCGTTTTCGTACGACGTCGATAATCCGAAGCAGGTTATCGAACACCAAATCGCAAAACTTTCGGCTTTTAAAAGGTTTGAAAACTTTGGGAAAGTTTCCGCAACGTACAGCTTTCAGTACAATCACCGCCAGGAATACGACGTGAGAAGGGGAGATTTAAAGCAAATTCCGTCTTTAGACCTGGCGTTGATGACGCATCAACTTAACATCAGTAATTTGTTGGAACGCGAAAAATTCAGTCTGGAGACCGGGATTGACGCTTCTTTTCAGAACAACTATTCCGATCCGGCCACGAAAGCGCGCCGTTTGATCCCGAATTATGATCAGTATTCTGCCGGGATTTTTTCTGTTTTTAAATATAAACTGTTACCAAAACTTAATGCAGAAGCCGGAGCAAGATTCGATTATCGCTTTTATGATGTAACAAAATGGTATGATAAAAACGATTGGGAAAAAACCTACGCTGACCTATATCCGCAGTTTTATGTACGGACGAACGCGAACCGAATTTTAACCCGCCCGAAACTCGATTACCAAAATCTTTCTCTGAACGCGGGATTGGAATATCATCCTTCGGGAAATTTTAATTTGAAGTTTAATTATGCAAAAGCATCGCGAACGCCAAATATCGCGGAACTTTTTTCAGACGGGTTGCACCATTCTGCTGCCGTAATCGAAATTGGTGATTTAAATTTGCTAAACGAGACAAGTCACCAGTTTAATCTGATTGCCGAGGCGAAAGCAAATGTTTTGAAGGGATTGCAGATTTCCTTAAACCCGTATTATTCCCTTAACAGAAATTTCATCAATGAAATTCCAACGGGCGTACAGAACACAATTCGCGGCGTTTTTCCGGTTTGGACTTACCAACAAATCGACGCAACTTTGTTTGGAGCTGATCTGGACATCGATTTTAAATTAACCGATCGGTTTTCCTACAAAGGTCGCGGAAGTTATGTATACGGACAGGACAAAACGAACGACGAACCGCTAATTCTGATGATGCCGCCGAATTTTTCGAATGCCTTACAATTTAATTCAAAATGGAAGAATTTTTACCTGACGGCAGAAAACCAGACTTTTTTGAAACAAAACCGTTTCCCCGTCCACAACAGTGAAGTTACTTTTTTTGAAAACGGCGAAGAAGTTGTAAAAACCGTGGATTTCAGCACGCCGCCAAAAGGATATTCGCTCTGGAATCTGCAGGCCGGGATCGATGTAGCTAAGAATTTTTCGGCGGGACTCGTTATCAACAATGCCTTCGATGTTACGTACCGCGATTATTTGAACAGAATGCGGTATTTCGCCGCAGAAACCGGGCGTAATTTCATTTTAAATTTCAGATACCGTTTTTAG
- the pfkA gene encoding 6-phosphofructokinase — translation MKESAVKKIAVFTSGGDAPGMNAALRAVVRTANYYNIECYGVREGYNGLINNDFTRMGPRSVKNIITEGGTILKSARSVEFKNKAGRQKAYDNCVKHGVDGLVCIGGDGTFRGAKVFNEEYGIQVIGVPGTIDNDIFGTDNTIGYDTALNTAMEAIDKIRDTATSHNRIFFVEVMGRDAGFIALNSGLATGAIGILIPEKKDSIEDLFMRFERAEKAGKASSIVVVAEGEKLGTIYDIAKATQAGFPDYDIRVAVLGHIQRGGSPSCADRVLASRLGYGAVIGLMDGRTNVMAGMQSNKLTFTPIEEAIKKHNEMDQDLLKISEILAI, via the coding sequence ATGAAAGAAAGCGCTGTAAAAAAAATTGCAGTTTTTACATCGGGCGGGGATGCTCCCGGGATGAACGCAGCTCTGAGAGCCGTAGTTAGAACTGCAAATTACTATAATATAGAATGTTACGGCGTTCGCGAAGGTTACAACGGTTTAATTAACAACGATTTTACGCGCATGGGACCACGCTCTGTGAAGAACATCATCACAGAAGGCGGCACCATTCTGAAATCCGCGAGATCGGTGGAATTCAAAAATAAAGCAGGCCGCCAAAAAGCCTACGATAACTGCGTGAAACACGGCGTAGATGGTCTTGTTTGCATTGGCGGCGACGGAACCTTCCGCGGTGCAAAAGTTTTTAATGAGGAATATGGAATTCAGGTAATTGGCGTACCCGGAACCATCGACAACGATATTTTTGGTACCGACAATACAATTGGTTACGACACGGCACTGAATACCGCCATGGAAGCCATCGACAAAATTCGGGACACGGCAACGTCGCACAACAGAATTTTCTTTGTGGAAGTAATGGGTCGGGATGCAGGATTTATCGCGCTCAACAGTGGTTTGGCCACCGGAGCCATCGGTATTTTGATTCCGGAAAAAAAAGACAGCATCGAAGATCTTTTTATGAGATTTGAAAGAGCAGAAAAAGCCGGCAAAGCTTCCAGCATCGTTGTTGTAGCAGAAGGCGAAAAACTCGGAACGATTTACGACATCGCAAAGGCAACACAGGCAGGTTTTCCGGATTATGATATTCGCGTTGCGGTTTTAGGACACATCCAAAGAGGTGGTTCACCCAGCTGTGCAGACCGCGTTTTGGCAAGCCGCTTAGGCTATGGCGCCGTAATTGGCTTAATGGACGGCCGAACCAACGTAATGGCCGGAATGCAGTCGAATAAGCTCACTTTCACACCTATTGAGGAAGCCATCAAAAAACATAACGAGATGGATCAGGATTTACTGAAGATCTCAGAAATATTAGCGATTTAA
- the gap gene encoding type I glyceraldehyde-3-phosphate dehydrogenase → MSTIKVGINGFGRIGRLVFRAMAERENIEVVGINDLINAEYMAYMLKYDSVHGQFNGDVSVEGNDLIVNGKKIRVTAERDPANLKWNEVGAEYIVESTGLFLTKEAAQAHITAGAKKVILSAPSKDDTPMFVMGVNHKELTDDIQIFSNASCTTNCLAPIAKVMHDNFGIVEGLMTTVHATTATQKTVDGPSMKDWRGGRSALNNIIPSSTGAAKAVGKVIPSLNGKLTGMSFRVPTADVSVVDLTVRLEKATSYEEICAAMKKASEGELKGILGYTEDAVVSQDFVGEKRTSVFDKDAGIMLSPNFVKIVSWYDNEMGYSNKLADLLVHSASL, encoded by the coding sequence ATGTCAACAATCAAAGTAGGAATTAACGGATTCGGTAGAATTGGTCGTCTTGTTTTCCGAGCAATGGCCGAAAGAGAAAACATCGAAGTTGTCGGAATTAACGACCTCATCAACGCCGAATATATGGCCTATATGCTAAAATATGATTCGGTACACGGCCAGTTCAACGGAGATGTTTCCGTCGAAGGAAATGACCTTATTGTAAACGGAAAAAAAATCCGGGTAACCGCTGAAAGAGATCCTGCTAACCTGAAATGGAATGAAGTAGGTGCAGAATACATTGTAGAATCTACGGGTCTATTTCTTACGAAAGAAGCAGCGCAGGCTCATATTACAGCCGGTGCAAAAAAAGTAATTCTTTCCGCGCCGTCTAAAGACGATACGCCAATGTTCGTGATGGGTGTGAACCATAAAGAACTGACCGACGATATTCAGATTTTCTCCAATGCGTCATGTACAACAAACTGTTTGGCACCGATTGCAAAAGTAATGCATGATAATTTTGGAATCGTGGAAGGTTTAATGACCACCGTTCACGCAACCACTGCGACACAAAAAACAGTCGACGGGCCTTCAATGAAAGACTGGAGAGGTGGACGTTCTGCTTTGAACAACATCATTCCTTCTTCCACTGGTGCGGCAAAAGCTGTAGGAAAAGTAATTCCTTCCCTGAACGGAAAATTAACCGGAATGTCCTTCAGAGTTCCAACCGCAGACGTTTCTGTAGTTGATTTAACGGTAAGACTCGAAAAAGCAACTTCTTACGAAGAAATCTGCGCCGCAATGAAAAAAGCCTCCGAAGGAGAATTGAAAGGAATTTTAGGTTACACCGAAGATGCCGTAGTTTCTCAGGATTTCGTGGGCGAAAAAAGAACTTCTGTTTTCGATAAAGATGCGGGGATCATGTTGTCGCCAAACTTCGTAAAAATCGTATCATGGTACGATAACGAAATGGGATATTCTAATAAATTAGCTGATTTATTGGTACATTCAGCTTCTTTGTAA
- a CDS encoding DEAD/DEAH box helicase, translating into MSFESLGLSHNIIKSVRKLGFLKPFLIQEQTIPVILSGKDLIGIAQTGSGKTACFVMPILEKIQNEDVKKDRNIQVLVLAPTRELVIQIDEVFRAFTENLKREIRTMAVYGGVSINPQMKGLFGVEILVATPGRLLDLIEHKALSISQIRYLVIDEADKMFQLGFEEEMNKLFAMMPAMKQTTMFSATLNEKVEEIKKRLTIEPVLVEIKQQEINIDQIEQIAYHVTDETKGPFLRFLIKEQNIKQALIFTSSTRIADHLVEKLKKNKIPATAIHGQKSQGARSTNLKNFKEGETQILVATDLIGRGIHIESLNFVINYELPRSPLDYVHRIGRTGRANESGTAITLVTDGELQHFRTIQKKMGKKVDLIYTDNVDLHGY; encoded by the coding sequence ATGTCTTTTGAATCTCTTGGCTTATCACACAACATTATCAAATCCGTTCGGAAACTGGGTTTTCTAAAACCTTTTCTTATTCAGGAGCAAACCATTCCGGTCATTTTATCCGGCAAAGATCTCATAGGAATTGCGCAGACGGGCTCCGGAAAAACCGCGTGTTTTGTGATGCCGATTCTGGAAAAAATTCAAAACGAAGATGTGAAAAAGGACCGTAATATCCAGGTTTTGGTGTTGGCGCCCACGCGGGAACTCGTGATTCAGATCGACGAGGTTTTTCGGGCGTTTACGGAAAATTTAAAAAGAGAAATCCGAACGATGGCGGTTTATGGTGGCGTTTCTATTAATCCCCAAATGAAAGGCCTGTTTGGCGTCGAAATTTTGGTTGCAACACCCGGAAGATTGCTGGATCTGATCGAGCATAAAGCTTTGAGCATTTCGCAGATCCGCTATTTGGTTATTGATGAAGCCGACAAAATGTTTCAGTTAGGTTTTGAAGAAGAGATGAACAAACTTTTCGCCATGATGCCTGCGATGAAACAAACGACCATGTTTTCCGCGACGTTGAACGAAAAAGTGGAGGAGATTAAAAAACGTTTGACGATTGAGCCGGTTTTGGTGGAAATTAAGCAGCAAGAAATCAATATCGATCAAATTGAACAGATCGCCTATCACGTTACGGACGAAACCAAAGGGCCTTTCCTGCGTTTTTTGATTAAAGAACAAAACATTAAGCAGGCTTTAATTTTTACGTCTTCCACAAGAATTGCAGATCATTTGGTTGAAAAACTGAAGAAAAATAAAATTCCAGCCACGGCGATTCACGGCCAGAAATCACAAGGTGCGCGAAGCACGAATCTGAAAAACTTCAAAGAGGGAGAAACTCAGATTCTGGTCGCCACCGATCTTATCGGACGCGGAATTCATATCGAATCTCTAAACTTCGTGATCAACTACGAATTGCCTCGGTCGCCGTTAGATTATGTTCACCGAATTGGCAGAACGGGCCGCGCGAACGAATCCGGAACCGCAATTACGTTGGTGACGGACGGTGAACTGCAGCACTTTCGGACCATTCAAAAAAAGATGGGCAAAAAAGTGGACCTGATTTATACCGACAACGTGGATCTGCACGGTTACTAA